From a region of the Phragmites australis chromosome 21, lpPhrAust1.1, whole genome shotgun sequence genome:
- the LOC133903906 gene encoding protein FAR1-RELATED SEQUENCE 9-like, translating to MKWQELLTTYNLENNSWLENLYALHEKWATVYRHDSFCADMTSTQRSEGMNNVFKKTFRRKLSISELLVEYDKCAARLRGNELYEDYKSRNSDPVLCISNLPLLKTAAESYTRNMYTIFEEEFKKQFVLSCTLQNSEGTTSTYKIMSMDRSEDEATVIFNSDDMQVLCSCKKYNCFGMLCKHVLKVFNHNDIITLPPGYISSRWTKYAKRGIFSCHKQCQSDNLSSQSALLSRKMISVALKCAVSKKVLQHLDDGFDKLTVEVENLLSQVNLNEKEAPQYFLECTKEVAEARISFKVPPHKGGPTLKRKKNVLEGGKKNAAKNTRKKEDPRQSSNKNLSGTSQQSELVQGPFNSNATATAAPLMINNMMPFGDNSMMFVPPIGGEFTNLLLQAQHEVPASRRLHFDE from the exons ATGAAGTGGCAAGAGTTATTGACTACTTACAACCTTGAAAATAATTCATGGTTGGAAAATTTATATGCATTGCATGAGAAATGGGCCACTGTCTACCGCCATGATTCATTTTGTGCAGACATGACATCCACTCAAAGGAGTGAAGGTATGAATAATGTGTTCAAGAAAACTTTCCGTAGGAAACTTTCCATTTCAGAACTCTTGGTAGAATATGATAAGTGTGCTGCACGTCTCCGTGGAAATGAGTTATATGAAGACTACAAATCACGGAATTCAGATCCGGTTCTTTGTATTAGTAACTTGCCTTTGTTGAAGACGGCTGCTGAATCATATACAAGAAATATGTATACTATTTTTGAGGAGGAATTTAAAAAGCAATTTGTTCTATCATGCACATTGCAAAATAGTGAAGGGACAACAAGCACGTACAAGATAATGTCTATGGATCGAAGCGAGGATGAAGCTACAGTTATATTTAATTCAGATGATATGCAAGTGTTGTGTTCTTGCAAGAAGTACAATTGTTTTG GTATGTTATGCAAGCATGTACTAAAAGTCTTCAACCACAACGATATTATCACTTTGCCTCCTGGGTACATATCGAGCAGATGGACAAAGTACGCAAAAAGAGGGATTTTTTCTTGTCACAAACAATGTCAGAGTGATAATTTATCATCTCAGAGTGCACTTCTATCTCGAAAAATGATATCGGTTGCATTAAAATGTGCGGTTTCGAAAAAGGTTCTTCAACATTTGGATGATGGTTTTGATAAGTTGACTGTAGAAGTCGAAAATTTATTGAGCCAGGTAAACTTGAATGAAAAAGAAGCTCCACAATATTTTCTGGAGTGTACAAAAGAGGTTGCTGAAGCGCGCATATCATTTAAAGTGCCTCCACATAAAGGAGGTCCGACccttaaaagaaagaaaaatgtacTCGAAGGTGGAAAGAAAAATGCTGCTaaaaacacaagaaagaaag AGGATCCAAGGCAATCATCAAACAAAAATTTATCTGGAACTTCACAGCAATCTGAATTGGTTCAGGGACCATTCAACTCAAATGCTACTGCTACTGCTGCTCCACTAATGATAAATAATATGATGCCATTTGGAGATAATTCTATGATGTTTGTTCCACCAATCGGAGGAGAATTTACAAATCTCTTACTTCAAGCTCAACATGAAGTGCCCGCTTCTCGACGCTTACATTTTGATGAATGA